The following are from one region of the Tenacibaculum dicentrarchi genome:
- a CDS encoding helicase-related protein produces MIKHFNNKTHKVGDDLKMTIEKGSKISIAAAIFSIYGFESLKKELKNIDELHFIFTDPTFIELDKKNRQEKMFEILANDRKKSIGGSRFEINLKNELKGKAIAKECRKWIEDKVTFKTNAKNGFIQPQFIIKNPDNNFAYSGINEFSSAGVGYEKDNSILNMVTRFEDFPITDAFLQQFDDVWNDKNILKDVTKDVSSYIDNLYKENAPELIYYIALFHIFDEFLENITEDELANEQTGFKESVVWNTLYDFQKDAVLGIINKLERYNGCILADSVGLGKTFSALGVIKYYQERNKSVLVLCPKKLGDNWKTFLSNYDDNILFKDRFNYDVLYHTDLSREKGKSGDTDLSRVNWGNYDLVVIDESHNFRNNDPRKDKITRYKRLLQNVMQAGVKTKVLMLSATPVNNKFTDLKNQIALAYEGKTNVVDEKLGTEKSIDSILNKAQRTFKDWSDLPVEQRTSKKLLAELNQNFDFFKLLDNITISRSRKHITKYYDTNAIGKFPKRLPPVTIESEITHLKDFIKIKELYEKLAMLSMSIYTPFDYILDSKIAFYADVYDTKIEGKSSLKQTTREKSLQKLMRVNLLKRLESSVDSFRITLEKFVNAVNSNIKNIEKFEKTEGNQSAEMTEIADLNFDTESDNWLDDEFSTNGKIKINLADMNTSGWKEDLKQDLYIAQDILEEMNWVTWKEDAKLNDLKKCITNKIENPINKGNKKIIIFTAFADTANYLYKQIATWALENHQLNTAKITGSGTNDCTLKIDKQFNNLLINFSPRSKKRSEKNKNNAEIDILIATDCISEGQNLQDCDTLINYDIHWNPVRIIQRFGRVDRIGSINKDIQLINFWPQISLDDYINLKGRVEGRMIIADVAGTTEDNPLTNKSTDLDFRKQQLERLKDEVIDIEDMDTGISITDLGLNDFRMDLINYINEGNDLKGIPNGMHAVCPKITEKGIDEGVIFVLKNINSDVNIDNNNQLHPFYLVYIKQNGNIISNHLNVKNTLDILRGIAKGNSEPIAKVFQQFNTETKDGKNMKTYSNLLEKSIESIIEVKDESVIDSLFSKGGTTANLSGNIKGLEDFDLITFLVIK; encoded by the coding sequence ATGATAAAACATTTCAATAACAAAACTCATAAAGTTGGTGACGACTTAAAAATGACTATAGAAAAAGGAAGTAAAATAAGTATTGCAGCTGCAATTTTTTCAATTTATGGTTTTGAAAGCCTTAAGAAAGAATTGAAAAACATAGACGAATTACATTTTATTTTTACAGACCCTACATTTATTGAATTAGACAAAAAGAACCGACAAGAAAAAATGTTTGAAATTTTGGCTAATGATAGAAAAAAATCTATTGGTGGTTCTCGTTTTGAAATTAATCTTAAAAATGAATTAAAAGGAAAAGCTATTGCCAAAGAATGCAGAAAATGGATTGAAGACAAAGTAACGTTTAAAACCAATGCTAAAAACGGATTCATACAACCTCAATTTATCATTAAAAACCCTGACAATAATTTTGCTTATAGCGGAATAAATGAATTTTCTAGCGCAGGTGTTGGTTACGAAAAAGATAATTCCATTCTTAATATGGTTACTCGGTTTGAAGATTTCCCAATCACTGATGCTTTTTTACAGCAATTTGATGACGTTTGGAATGATAAAAATATTCTAAAAGACGTTACCAAAGATGTAAGTTCTTATATAGATAACCTGTACAAAGAAAATGCTCCAGAGTTAATTTACTACATAGCCTTGTTTCATATTTTTGATGAATTTTTAGAAAATATTACTGAAGACGAACTCGCAAATGAACAAACTGGTTTTAAAGAATCCGTAGTTTGGAATACTCTTTACGATTTTCAAAAAGATGCTGTACTTGGTATTATCAATAAATTAGAACGCTACAACGGTTGTATTCTGGCAGACAGTGTTGGATTAGGAAAAACCTTTTCCGCGCTGGGTGTTATTAAATACTATCAAGAAAGAAATAAAAGTGTTCTTGTTTTATGCCCTAAAAAATTGGGTGATAACTGGAAAACCTTTTTAAGTAATTATGACGACAATATACTATTTAAAGACCGTTTTAATTATGATGTTCTATATCATACCGATTTATCTCGTGAAAAAGGAAAGTCTGGTGATACAGATTTATCAAGAGTAAATTGGGGAAATTATGATTTGGTTGTTATAGACGAATCTCATAACTTTAGAAATAACGACCCTCGAAAGGATAAAATTACTCGCTATAAAAGATTACTTCAAAATGTAATGCAAGCAGGTGTTAAAACAAAAGTTTTGATGCTTTCTGCAACTCCTGTTAATAATAAATTTACCGATTTAAAAAATCAAATAGCATTAGCCTACGAAGGAAAAACAAATGTAGTTGATGAAAAACTAGGTACAGAAAAATCTATAGACTCCATATTAAACAAAGCACAACGTACTTTTAAAGATTGGTCGGACTTACCTGTAGAGCAAAGAACCAGTAAAAAATTATTAGCCGAGTTAAATCAAAATTTCGATTTCTTTAAATTACTTGATAATATTACTATTTCTAGAAGTAGAAAACACATTACTAAATATTACGATACCAATGCTATTGGTAAATTTCCTAAAAGATTACCACCCGTTACCATAGAATCTGAAATTACACACCTTAAAGATTTTATAAAAATAAAAGAACTATATGAAAAATTAGCTATGCTGTCAATGTCTATTTATACACCTTTCGATTATATATTAGATAGCAAAATAGCCTTTTATGCAGATGTCTACGATACTAAAATTGAAGGAAAAAGTAGCTTAAAACAAACTACTAGAGAAAAAAGTTTGCAAAAACTAATGCGTGTTAATTTATTAAAACGATTAGAAAGCTCTGTAGATTCTTTTCGTATAACTTTAGAAAAATTTGTAAATGCGGTTAATAGCAATATTAAGAATATAGAAAAATTTGAAAAAACAGAAGGAAATCAATCGGCTGAAATGACAGAAATAGCTGATTTAAATTTTGATACAGAAAGTGATAATTGGCTTGATGATGAATTTAGTACCAACGGAAAAATTAAAATAAATTTAGCCGATATGAATACCAGCGGTTGGAAAGAAGACTTAAAACAAGATTTATATATAGCACAAGATATTTTAGAAGAAATGAATTGGGTTACTTGGAAAGAAGATGCTAAACTAAACGATTTAAAAAAATGCATCACCAATAAAATTGAAAACCCAATAAACAAAGGAAATAAAAAGATTATCATTTTTACAGCCTTTGCCGATACTGCAAATTATTTATACAAACAAATTGCAACATGGGCTTTAGAAAATCATCAATTGAATACCGCAAAAATTACAGGAAGTGGCACTAATGATTGTACATTAAAAATAGACAAACAATTTAATAATTTGTTAATTAATTTTTCGCCACGTTCTAAAAAAAGAAGTGAAAAAAATAAAAATAATGCCGAAATTGATATTCTAATTGCAACCGATTGTATTTCCGAAGGGCAAAACCTACAAGATTGTGATACCCTAATTAATTATGATATTCATTGGAATCCTGTGCGTATTATTCAGCGATTTGGTCGTGTTGATAGAATTGGCTCTATAAATAAAGACATTCAATTAATAAATTTCTGGCCTCAAATTTCACTAGACGATTATATCAATTTAAAAGGTCGTGTAGAAGGTAGAATGATAATAGCAGATGTTGCAGGAACAACTGAAGATAATCCCTTAACAAATAAATCAACAGACCTCGATTTTAGAAAACAACAATTAGAACGCTTAAAAGATGAAGTTATTGATATTGAAGATATGGATACTGGAATTTCTATTACCGATTTAGGATTAAACGATTTTAGAATGGATTTGATAAACTACATAAATGAAGGAAATGATTTAAAAGGAATACCTAACGGAATGCACGCCGTATGCCCTAAAATAACCGAAAAAGGAATTGATGAAGGCGTTATTTTTGTACTTAAAAACATCAATTCAGATGTAAATATTGATAATAACAATCAATTACACCCATTTTATTTGGTCTATATCAAACAAAATGGAAACATTATTTCTAATCATTTAAATGTAAAAAATACTTTAGATATTTTACGTGGTATCGCTAAAGGTAATTCAGAACCTATTGCCAAAGTATTTCAACAATTTAATACAGAAACTAAAGATGGTAAAAACATGAAAACTTACTCCAATTTATTAGAAAAATCTATTGAAAGTATTATTGAAGTAAAAGATGAATCTGTTATAGATAGCCTATTTTCTAAAGGCGGAACTACCGCTAATTTATCAGGAAATATAAAAGGCTTAGAAGATTTTGATTTAATTACATTCTTGGTTATAAAATAA
- a CDS encoding DUF6804 family protein, whose amino-acid sequence MKFKSIDKIIKITLAILMLLCLLKMPYGFYEFVRYITLVGFGILAYKAHEKEDKTTFIIFITLALLFQPFFKIALGRLIWNIVDVITAIYLFANLISRYTKNR is encoded by the coding sequence ATGAAATTTAAAAGTATAGATAAAATCATCAAAATTACATTAGCAATTTTAATGCTGCTTTGCTTACTAAAGATGCCTTACGGGTTTTATGAGTTTGTAAGATATATTACTCTTGTAGGTTTTGGTATTTTGGCCTATAAAGCTCATGAAAAAGAAGATAAAACTACATTCATAATTTTTATCACTCTTGCCCTACTCTTTCAGCCTTTTTTTAAGATTGCTCTTGGAAGATTAATTTGGAACATTGTAGATGTAATTACAGCTATATACCTGTTTGCAAACCTCATAAGTCGCTATACAAAAAATAGATAA
- a CDS encoding DUF4407 domain-containing protein → MKKLIKYPFQKLYKFFLWASGADLEILKHAPTDANKYFGIGGTIIFTSLMAAFAGGYAFFTAFKIEILNTEGVVIGYTMLSECLALFFGLFWGALIFNLDRYIVSTFGVGDGKKTISRQELMEAGPRLIMAMLLGFVIATPLELKLFEKEINAEISTQIAIVNNTLIKFGENDPILTRLKTERNDLQTNIKNRSKIIEEKRSFWEAANKDKNDEWNLGKFSGKKGKGGYYDDLKKISDDAEIAYSTTKNSTTILNEKDYKVIDDIDVKIKARESATQSDIQNQKTVQAQNNGLIAKLKALDNLMYEEVPFYEVKDGEKQLVKISKEKTVVWYAKWLITILFIFIEIAPIMFKMMTERGTYDDILDRVKHEAKVKQLLLQSNINEEINTAVKVNSDKNAQKLNAELTANKDLLQSIANAQAEIAEVAIEEWKKEQLIKVKNDPNIMIKS, encoded by the coding sequence ATGAAAAAGCTAATTAAATATCCTTTCCAAAAGTTATATAAATTTTTCTTGTGGGCATCTGGCGCAGATTTAGAAATACTAAAACATGCTCCTACAGATGCTAATAAATATTTTGGAATTGGCGGTACCATAATTTTCACATCCCTAATGGCTGCTTTTGCTGGTGGTTATGCCTTTTTTACTGCATTTAAAATAGAAATATTAAACACAGAAGGTGTTGTTATTGGCTATACTATGTTAAGCGAATGCTTAGCTTTATTTTTTGGATTATTCTGGGGGGCTTTAATATTTAACCTAGATAGATATATTGTTTCTACGTTTGGTGTAGGTGATGGTAAAAAAACAATTTCTAGACAAGAATTAATGGAAGCTGGACCAAGATTAATAATGGCAATGTTATTAGGCTTTGTAATTGCGACCCCTTTAGAATTAAAACTTTTTGAAAAAGAGATTAATGCAGAAATTAGTACACAAATAGCAATCGTAAATAACACTTTAATTAAATTTGGTGAAAATGACCCAATTTTAACAAGGTTGAAAACAGAGAGAAATGATTTGCAAACAAATATTAAAAATAGAAGTAAAATAATTGAAGAAAAAAGATCTTTTTGGGAAGCTGCTAATAAAGATAAAAATGACGAATGGAACCTAGGTAAGTTTAGTGGTAAAAAAGGAAAAGGTGGATATTATGATGATCTTAAAAAGATTTCTGATGATGCTGAAATAGCTTATTCAACAACTAAAAACAGTACCACTATTTTAAATGAAAAAGATTATAAGGTAATTGACGACATAGATGTTAAAATAAAAGCAAGAGAAAGTGCAACGCAATCTGACATTCAAAATCAAAAAACAGTTCAAGCTCAAAACAACGGATTAATTGCTAAGCTTAAAGCTTTAGACAATTTAATGTATGAAGAAGTTCCATTTTATGAGGTAAAAGATGGCGAAAAACAATTAGTTAAAATATCTAAAGAAAAAACAGTTGTTTGGTATGCTAAATGGTTAATTACAATTCTATTTATATTTATTGAAATAGCTCCTATTATGTTTAAAATGATGACAGAAAGAGGGACTTATGATGATATTTTAGACAGAGTAAAGCATGAAGCAAAAGTGAAACAATTATTATTACAGTCGAATATTAATGAAGAAATTAACACAGCTGTTAAAGTAAATTCTGATAAGAACGCACAAAAATTAAATGCAGAATTAACAGCAAACAAAGATTTACTACAATCTATTGCGAATGCGCAGGCAGAAATTGCAGAAGTTGCAATTGAAGAATGGAAAAAAGAACAATTAATAAAAGTGAAAAACGATCCTAATATTATGATTAAATCTTAA
- a CDS encoding VWA domain-containing protein → MSKDVQKINNTQKGKLDLLNINTSTLTACLSGLVVPRLFYQLVVFVLDASESMTWEGVSGESKGKEIHNQIGPIIKKLAGSKNANSFDVSMYAFSQTHKEFVSMQTPNSIDIENFNFNPCNYVGNHQTYAEPVFLEAEEKINNYLLENKDKNSQAMIVFLGDGDIYDYSKVIDICNRLKSNNKITILSYLMEDRSWSEELEKEKLDRLRNNIKNMSSKDNNGLNFFESKVDPEEIRKHMIKSISTVSKID, encoded by the coding sequence ATGAGTAAAGATGTACAAAAAATAAATAACACCCAAAAAGGAAAATTAGATTTACTTAATATAAATACATCTACTCTTACTGCTTGTTTAAGCGGTTTGGTTGTTCCTAGATTATTTTATCAATTGGTAGTTTTTGTATTGGATGCTTCGGAATCCATGACTTGGGAAGGTGTTTCAGGAGAGTCTAAGGGTAAAGAAATTCATAATCAAATTGGACCAATAATTAAAAAGTTAGCTGGAAGTAAAAATGCTAATAGTTTTGATGTTAGCATGTATGCTTTTTCACAGACTCATAAAGAGTTTGTTTCGATGCAAACACCAAATTCTATTGATATTGAAAACTTTAACTTCAACCCCTGTAATTATGTTGGCAATCACCAAACTTATGCTGAACCAGTGTTTTTGGAAGCTGAAGAAAAAATCAATAATTATTTATTAGAAAATAAAGATAAAAATAGTCAAGCAATGATTGTTTTTTTGGGAGATGGAGATATTTACGACTATTCTAAAGTTATAGATATTTGTAATAGATTAAAATCTAATAATAAAATTACGATACTTAGTTATCTGATGGAAGATAGATCGTGGTCAGAAGAATTGGAGAAAGAAAAACTTGATCGCCTTAGAAATAATATAAAAAACATGTCAAGCAAGGATAATAATGGACTAAATTTTTTCGAATCTAAAGTTGATCCCGAAGAGATAAGAAAACACATGATTAAAAGTATCTCAACAGTATCAAAAATAGATTAA
- a CDS encoding phospholipase D-like domain-containing protein — protein MQIDSYFTKQIDVRQIIIEQLDNATSKVFIAVAWFTDTILFKKLLELQEKGVSIELIVTKHKFNTDSRNNYQLIDENGFFAEIGNDNQLMHMKFCIIDYSIVISGSANWSNRAFTVNNEEVTIVSENQQRSNDFIEEFERLKELSGKIKKYEEALDISKAFKYFKLIKAFVDLGETANIQPYIYKLKLIKKLTPITNLLLAGNYDLAFIEIDKFEKSYTQLIDITAIEKSQIASQIKLLSYQIEILEIEKTEIEARIVQFNHRYIIELNPLISKIIALKKKIYEKFKKHGIVDDTYKKIEEEFNQKNREYQEELEIEIPELNNNDVIDIKKMHREAVKLCHPDSSNCIYEDKNEAARIFNELTNAVKVNDIKRVRYLWNELKQGTPISDINKYGELEHLRVKLETIKMKYNYLFNELSLIQESETCQIILKIDDWGTYFESQKKLLKQEYKNLIEKHVKHE, from the coding sequence ATGCAAATAGATAGTTATTTCACAAAACAAATAGATGTTAGACAAATTATTATAGAACAACTAGATAATGCTACTAGCAAAGTATTTATAGCAGTCGCATGGTTTACGGATACTATTTTATTTAAAAAATTATTAGAACTGCAAGAAAAGGGAGTATCCATAGAGTTAATAGTAACAAAACATAAATTTAATACCGATAGCAGAAATAATTATCAATTAATTGATGAAAATGGATTTTTTGCAGAAATAGGGAACGATAATCAATTGATGCATATGAAGTTTTGTATTATTGATTATAGTATTGTAATTAGTGGATCAGCTAATTGGTCAAATAGAGCATTTACAGTAAATAATGAAGAAGTAACAATCGTTTCAGAAAATCAGCAAAGGTCTAATGATTTTATAGAAGAGTTTGAACGCTTAAAAGAACTTTCTGGGAAAATTAAAAAATACGAAGAAGCACTTGATATTTCTAAAGCGTTTAAATATTTTAAATTAATTAAAGCGTTCGTAGATTTAGGAGAAACAGCAAATATTCAGCCATATATTTATAAGCTTAAATTAATAAAAAAACTAACTCCAATAACAAATCTACTCTTAGCTGGTAATTATGACTTGGCATTTATTGAAATTGACAAGTTTGAGAAAAGTTATACTCAATTGATAGATATTACAGCTATCGAAAAATCTCAAATAGCTTCACAAATAAAACTTCTTTCCTATCAAATCGAAATATTAGAAATAGAAAAAACCGAAATAGAGGCACGAATAGTACAATTCAATCATCGATATATTATTGAGCTTAATCCATTAATTTCAAAAATTATAGCTCTCAAAAAGAAGATTTATGAAAAATTTAAAAAGCACGGTATTGTAGATGATACTTATAAGAAAATTGAAGAAGAATTTAATCAAAAGAACAGAGAATATCAAGAGGAATTAGAAATTGAAATACCTGAGTTAAATAATAATGATGTAATTGATATCAAAAAAATGCACAGAGAAGCTGTAAAATTATGTCACCCTGATTCATCGAATTGTATTTATGAAGATAAAAATGAGGCCGCAAGAATTTTTAATGAATTAACAAATGCAGTAAAAGTCAATGATATTAAAAGGGTGAGATATCTTTGGAATGAATTAAAACAAGGTACCCCTATATCAGATATTAATAAATATGGAGAGTTAGAACATTTAAGAGTGAAATTAGAAACTATTAAAATGAAATATAATTATTTGTTCAATGAATTATCTTTAATACAAGAATCTGAAACTTGCCAAATAATTTTAAAAATTGACGATTGGGGTACGTATTTTGAATCTCAAAAAAAACTTTTAAAACAAGAATATAAAAATTTAATTGAAAAACATGTAAAGCATGAGTAA
- a CDS encoding AAA family ATPase, whose amino-acid sequence MGKIILTTHQKGGVGKSTLTYNLAQNISENASVLVLDFDLQGSLSQIKDLVSDFNIMSYNREIKKIKNLPYDFIFIDTPPYLSNQLPELIDLADLIIIPTKAGVFDLLAIKSTLELIENKNKTANSLVIFNMIKANTTLTLDILIGLEEYNIPIAKTHISDLVSFTRSVLVSGVKTDKNAQKQLDNLTKEVLTKLI is encoded by the coding sequence ATGGGGAAAATAATTTTAACAACACATCAAAAAGGTGGTGTAGGTAAATCGACGCTTACCTATAATTTAGCTCAAAATATTTCAGAAAATGCTTCTGTACTTGTTTTAGATTTTGACCTACAAGGAAGTTTATCTCAAATTAAAGATTTAGTAAGTGATTTTAACATCATGTCTTATAATCGAGAAATAAAAAAAATAAAAAATCTTCCTTATGATTTTATTTTTATAGACACCCCTCCTTACCTATCTAATCAATTACCTGAATTGATTGATTTAGCTGATTTAATTATCATTCCAACAAAAGCAGGAGTTTTTGATTTATTAGCTATAAAAAGCACCTTAGAACTTATTGAAAATAAAAATAAGACAGCTAATTCTTTAGTTATTTTTAATATGATTAAAGCAAATACAACATTAACCTTAGATATTTTAATAGGATTAGAAGAATATAATATCCCTATTGCTAAAACTCATATTTCTGATCTCGTTTCATTTACCAGATCTGTTTTAGTTAGTGGGGTAAAAACTGATAAAAATGCTCAAAAACAATTAGATAATTTAACCAAAGAAGTATTAACAAAACTCATATAA
- a CDS encoding DUF6730 family protein translates to MAKIEEVTALLIDEIATFEKAIKEFKKQTEGIEKHKIEIDVSQVKNVFKEFEHKINTSYKLENNQLKVIQNKLNKSAIFPNWMAVLFSMFFIVLILSFGFNFYQYQQKKEVEIIAYNKGEKNIKNKMIIFFDKNPKSLKAYEKWAKKTKK, encoded by the coding sequence ATGGCTAAAATAGAAGAAGTAACAGCGTTGTTAATAGATGAAATAGCAACATTTGAAAAAGCAATAAAAGAATTTAAAAAACAAACGGAAGGCATAGAAAAACATAAAATTGAAATTGATGTATCTCAAGTAAAAAATGTTTTTAAAGAGTTTGAACACAAAATAAATACAAGCTACAAGTTAGAGAACAACCAATTAAAGGTAATTCAAAACAAACTGAATAAATCAGCCATTTTTCCAAATTGGATGGCAGTTTTATTTAGCATGTTTTTCATTGTCTTGATTTTAAGTTTTGGTTTTAATTTTTATCAATATCAACAAAAAAAAGAGGTAGAAATAATTGCATATAATAAAGGAGAAAAAAACATTAAAAATAAAATGATCATTTTTTTTGATAAAAACCCTAAAAGTTTAAAAGCTTATGAAAAATGGGCTAAAAAAACAAAGAAATAA
- a CDS encoding relaxase/mobilization nuclease domain-containing protein, whose product MIGKGKSISHTKASIAYGQNQEKDAEIILKQNLAGETPKEITGEFKIIQSMNDNCQRNTLSFVISPTIEDGEKLTSKDLNKITDEFLKDLKLENHQAIAFVHNDKNHKHIHLYVNRIDFDGKAYNDSFIGKRSQKSAERIAEKMQLQTVKQVKEQKLEKVKDIRKFIQNKHELSFSAFHPEKYQKYIKEMEKFNIKVNPVINKKSNKLQGFRYQFKNTNLKGSDVHRNMSINKLNINYYKIAKKITKQVGKGISI is encoded by the coding sequence ATGATAGGAAAAGGAAAATCAATATCACATACAAAAGCATCTATTGCATATGGTCAAAATCAAGAGAAAGATGCTGAAATAATTTTAAAACAAAACTTAGCTGGAGAAACTCCAAAAGAAATAACAGGAGAATTTAAAATTATTCAATCAATGAATGATAACTGTCAGCGCAATACATTGAGTTTTGTAATCAGCCCTACTATTGAAGATGGTGAAAAATTAACTTCTAAAGATTTAAATAAAATTACAGATGAATTTCTTAAAGATTTAAAGTTAGAAAACCATCAAGCAATTGCTTTTGTTCATAATGATAAAAATCATAAACACATTCATTTATATGTAAACAGAATTGATTTTGATGGAAAAGCTTATAACGATAGTTTTATTGGTAAACGCTCTCAAAAATCAGCAGAAAGAATTGCTGAAAAAATGCAACTACAAACCGTAAAACAAGTTAAAGAACAAAAGTTAGAAAAGGTAAAAGATATTAGAAAATTTATTCAAAATAAACACGAATTATCGTTTAGTGCCTTTCATCCTGAGAAATATCAAAAATACATCAAAGAAATGGAAAAGTTTAATATTAAAGTAAACCCTGTAATTAATAAAAAATCAAATAAGCTTCAAGGGTTTCGATATCAATTTAAAAATACAAACCTTAAAGGAAGTGATGTACACAGAAATATGTCTATAAATAAACTAAATATTAATTATTACAAAATTGCTAAAAAAATTACAAAGCAAGTTGGTAAAGGAATTTCAATATAA
- the mbpA gene encoding mobilization protein MbpA gives MKNQKIEFRCTLFEKKLLKVKAKKAGLSLSEFCRKSANDKMIIERLTEEQITIYKMLITYHNNFKSIGNLIKNKHPDLYQKVFQTADEIKNHLKIFK, from the coding sequence ATGAAGAATCAAAAAATAGAATTTAGATGTACTCTTTTTGAGAAAAAACTTTTAAAAGTTAAGGCTAAAAAAGCAGGTTTATCTTTAAGTGAATTTTGCAGAAAATCTGCAAATGATAAAATGATTATTGAACGCTTAACAGAAGAGCAAATAACTATTTACAAAATGTTAATTACCTATCATAATAATTTTAAAAGCATCGGGAATTTAATAAAAAACAAGCACCCTGATTTATATCAAAAAGTATTTCAAACTGCTGATGAAATAAAAAATCATCTTAAAATTTTTAAATAA